Below is a window of Micromonospora chersina DNA.
CCGTTGGAGAGGGCGAAGACGGACTCGGACTGGGCCAGCACGTCCATGTCGAGCCGGGTCTCCCGGACGTGCCACGGCTCGACCGGGTACGCCCGTTCCCGGATCACGCGTGCGCCCCGGTGAGCAGCTCCGACAGGTCGGTCACCACCACGTCGGCGCCGTGCGCGCGCAGGTCGTCGGCCTGGCCGACCCGGTCGACGCCGACCACGTACCCGAAGCCGCCGGCCTTCCCGGCGGCGACGCCGGCCAGCGCGTCCTCGAAGACGGCCGCGTTCTCCGGCGGCACCCCGAGCAGTTGCGCGCCGGCCAGGAAGGTGTCCGGGTGCGGCTTACCGCGCAGGCCGCGCTCGCGGGCCACCAGCCCGTCCACCCGCGCCTCCAGCAGCGGCTCCAGCCCGGCGGCGGCGACCACGTCACGGCAGTTGGCGCTGGCCGAGACCACCGCCCGGCGCAGCCCGGCCCGGACGGCCTCGTGCAGGTAGCGCACCGAGCCCTCGTAGACCTCGACACCGTCGGTGTGGATCCGCTTGAGCAGGATGACGTTCTTCCGGTTGCCCACCCCGTTGACGGTCTCCGCCTCGGGCGGGTCGTCCGGCGAACCCTCGGGCAGGGTGATCCCGCGCGAGGCCAGGAACGAGCGCACTCCGTCGGCGCGCGGTTTTCCGTCCACGTACCGGTTGTAGTCGGGACCGGGGTCGAACGGGCGGAACGGCTCGCCGGTGGTCGCCGCCCGCGCCCGCAGGAACGCGTTGAAGGTCTCGGTCCAGGCGGCGTTGTGCACCTTGGCGGTCTGCGTCAGCACACCGTCCAGATCGAAGAGACAGGCGGTCACGTGAGCGGGTAGGCCCAGCATTGCCTGAATCTATCCAGCACACCGGCCGGACAAACCCGATTCGGACGTCAGCGGTTCGGGCGGAGCGTCCAGACGACGGTGAGCGCCGAGGTCACGGTGCCGTCCTCGGTGCCGATCTCCACCTCGACCGGGAACTCCGGCCGCTGCCCGGCGTCCAGTTCGGCGATCACCTCGGCCGGGGTGCGCCCGAGCCGCGCGGTGGCCAGGACCGGCCCGAGGGCGACCTTCTGGTAGCGGATGGTGGCGGTCACGGCCAGCGGTACGGCCCGGTCGAGCACCGGCCCGAACGCGGCGAGCACCACCGCCCCGGAGGCGGTCTCCCCGAGGGTGAACATGGCGCCGGCGTGCGGGCCGCCGACGTGGTTGTGGTGCTCGGGGGCGTCGGGGAGCCGGACCACGGCCCGGACGCCGCCCTCGGCCTCGGGGGCGACCTCGACGAATTCGATACCGAGCGTGCGGGCGAACGGCACGGCCTCCAGCAGACCGGCCGCGACCTGGCGAGAGTCGATGGACATGCCCAGACGCTACTCGTCAGTAACTTTCCCGGCAAGGGCGCGCTCGGCATCGCTGCGCAGCAGGCAGAACTCGTTGCCCTCGGGGTCGGCCAGCACGACCCAGCCACTGCCGTCCGGCTCCCGCCGGTCGGCGACGACGGTGGCGCCCAGGGCCAGGACCCGCTCGACCTCCCGGTCGCGCGGTACGTCCGGTTCCAGGCAGATGTGCACGCGGTTCTTCACGGTCTTCGGCTCGGGCACGCGCTGGAAGTAGACCCGTGGGCCGCCGGGCGGCTCGATGACGAGTTCCTCGTCGCCGGGCTGGAACTCCGGATCGACCGGGCAGTCGAACACCCCGCTCCAGAAGCGCGCCAGCCCGTACGGGTCGGCGCAGTCGAACGCGACGTTGCGGATCACGGTCCCCATCCCCGGCCCCGCTCAGTGGCGCTTCGCGTGGGCGACGAAGGACGCCCAGCTCGCCGGGGTGAAGGTGAGCGCCGGCCCGTGCCGGTCCTTGCTGTCCCGCACGGCCACCACGCCGGGCAGGTTGTCGGCCACCTCCACGCAGTCGCCCTGGTTGCCGCTGCTGCGGGTGCTCTTGCGCCAGATCGCGCCGGTCAGGTCCATTGCTCTGCCGCCTCCGAGATCGCCGCCAGGGTGGCCCCGTGCGGCATGGCCTCCGCCCGCACGGACTCCCAGATCTGCCGCAGGGAGTTTACGTCCACCGTCCGCTCGACGATGGTGCCCTGCAACTGGTTATCCAGGTAGCCCACGTCGTCGCCGTCCGGCGGGGTGGCGAGCACGAACGCCCCGTTCAGCCCCGGGTAGGCGCCGGTGCCGCGCGGGACCACGTGGAGGTGGACGCGAGGGCGGCGGCCCACGTCGGCCAGGTGCCGCAACTGCTCCCGCATGACCTCGGGGCCGCCGACCGGCCGCTCCAGCACGGTGTAGTCGAGCACCGCCACAAACTGCGGCGGCCCGGGCCGGTTCAGCACCGCCTGCCGGGCCAGCCGCGCGGCGAGCGGTTGCTCGATCTCCTCACCGGCGAGCTGCGCCGCCCCTTCGTAAAGCGCCCGGGCGTACGCCTCCGTCTGGAGCAGCCCGGGCACCACCAGCGGCTGGAAGCTGCGCAACGTGGTCGCCTCCTGCTCGATGGACACCCACTCGCGGAACCAGGGCATGAGGCTCTCCCGGACCAGGGCGTCCCGGATGCGGACCAGCAGGCCGCCGGCCATCAGTGCCTCGTCGCAGCGCTGGGCGAACTCCTCCCGGGGCGGGCGCCGGCACTGCTCGACGGCGGCCACCAGCGAGGCCGAGTAGTTGACCCGCTCACCCAGCGCCTCCTGGGACAGCCCGGCGTCCCCGCGCAGCCGACGCAGCTCCCCGGCGAACAGCTCCAGCATCGGCATCCGGCTCATCTGCACACCTCTGCACACCTCTGCACATCGGGGAACGACCGGCCGGACGGCCGGGCTGGTGGGGGCGGAACGGCTTCCGACCCTAACGCCCGGGTGACCAGACTGTCACCCAGCGGAGTCGCCCGTTCCCGTCGAGGAGCGACTCCCGGGCCCGCCCCCTTCCCCCGATCCGGGGCGGGCCCACCCCCAAACGAAGCGAGGCGCACATGCACCCGTCACGGCGACCGGACACCGGTAGGGCCCCGGAAGGGCCCTCCGGCACGGGGATCCCGAACGAGACGACCACAGGGGACGGGCCCGCGGTGGAGCGGCCGAGGGCGTACCCGTCGCACGCACCGCCGCACACGCCGCTGCGGCCCGTGTGGTGCTGCCGGGCCTGTGGGCAGCCGTGGCCGTGCGCGCAGGCGCGCCTGCTGCTCAAGGCCGAGTACGCGGACGACCAGATCGGCCTGTCGCTCTACCTGTGCGGGCTGCTCCACGAGGCCGCCCGGGACCTCTACCGACTGAACCCGGACGACGGGCCGGCCCCCGCCGACCTCTTCCGCCGGTTCGTGGCCTGGGGCCCCTACCGCCGGCCGGCCGTGGACCCGCCGTAGCGGTCCCGACCTGAGGAGTGCGTGACACAGCGTGGCCCGGCATGGGCAACCAGCACGGAAGGCCCGTCGGCTACGCCACGATCCTCAGCGCCAGCCCACGTCGATCCGGTCGCCGCGCTCGTCGAAGAAGTGCAGCGCGTCCATCCGCACCTGGACCGCGAGCGGGTGCCCCGCCGACACCGCCGGGTACGGGGCCAGCCGCACGGCCAGTTCGGCCGGGCGGCGGTGGTGCCGGCCCGGGTCGGGAAGCACGCTGGTCCGGCTCCCGCCGCCGCTCGGGGCTGCGGAGACCGGTGCGTCCGCCGCCCGCCCGGCGAGGCGCTGCATCACCTGGCCGAACCGGCGCAGGCCGCGCTGGCCGGAGGCGGCGTTCTCCGCGGGGGTGCCCATCTCGTCCACCACGATGGCCGTGGCGCCGATGTCGAGGAAGGCCAGCGACTCGTGGCCGTGGTGCTCCAGGTAGCGGATCCGGCCGTGCAGCACGTCGCCGGCGGTGTCTGGAGCGACCGGGGTGAGCGCCTCGGCCCGCATGCCGACCACGATCCGCTCGCCGTGGTAGTGCGCCACGGCCCGGCTGCGGATGTCGTCCCAGGGCAGGTAGAGCGCCTGCTCGCCGAGGTTCAGCGCCACGTACCGGTCGAGGTGGACGTAGACCGACGCCTCCAGCAGGTTCATGCGCGGGCTGCCGAGGAACGCGGCGACGTAGAGGGTGGCAGGGCGGCCGTACACCTGGGTGGGGTTGCCCACGTCCTGGAGCACGCCCTTGCGCATGATGGCGACCCGGTCGGCCATGGTCAGCGCCTCGGCCTGGTCGTGCGTGACGTAGATGGTGGTGACGCCCAGCTCGCGGGTCAGCCCGGAGATCTCGGCGCGCAACTCGGCGCGGAGGCCGCTGTCCAGGTTGGAGAGCGGCTCGTCCATGAGGAACAGCCCGGGCCGGCGCACTATCGCCCGCCCCATGGCCACCCGCTGCCGCTGGCCGCCGGAGAGCTGGCTGGGCTTGCGTCCCAGCACGTCACCGATGCCCAGCGCGCTGGCCACGTCCTGGATCCGCTCGCCGCGCGGCCCGGGCTCGACGCCGGAGAGCCGGAGTGGGAAGCCGATGTTGTCGCCCACTGTCATGTGTGGGTAGAGGGCGAAGTCCTGGAAGACCATAGCGATCTTCCGGTCCCGGGGCGGCAGGTCGTTGGCCACCTCGCCGCCGAGCATCACCGCGCCCGAGGTGGGATCCTCCAGCCCGGCGACCATCCGCAGCACGGTGGACTTGCCGCAGCCCGAGGGGCCGAGCAGCACCATGAACTCGCCGTCGTTGACATCCAGATTGATGGTGTCGACCGCGACTGTTCCGTCCTGGAACACCTTGGTGACATCCTTGAGCGCGACGGTCGTCACCGTCACCTCCCCAGCTCTCGGCCGAACCCGGGAATGACTGTGACCAGGATCATGGGATCCGCACATCGGGTAAACGTGCGATGTTCAGATCGTGAAAGACCTATTACGCGGGATAGGCGGTCTTCCATAGGTAAGGTGACCGTCGAGTAACTATCCGGCCGGCTCGTTCAGGAACACCCGGCGGACCACCCGCTCGGCGGCGTGCCCGTCGTCCAGCGCGCAGAACCGCTTGCGGAACCGTTGCCGGGCCTGCTCAGCTTCCGTCCCCCGCACCGCGCCGCTGCGAAAGACGTCGAGCAGCCCGGGAAAGTCGACGGCGACGGCGCCGGGCGGCTCGGCGAGCAGGTCGAAGTAGACGCCCCGGGCCACCCGGTACGCGTCCCAGTCCGGCGCGTAGACCACTATCGGCCGGTCCAGCACCGCGTAGTCGAACATCGCCGAGGAATAGTCGGTGACCAGCACGTCCGCGACGAGGTACAGGTCCTCCACCCGCTCGTACGTGCTCACGTCCAGCACCGTGCCGTCGGACGCGCCGCGGAGTTGCCGTTCCCGGTCGTGGAAGTAGTGGCTGCGCATCAGCAGCCGCCCCGACGGGCCGAGCACGTCGCGCATCCGGTCCGGGTCGAACGGGGGCCGCCAGCCGGGCAGGTGCTCCCGGTGGGTCGGCGCGTAGAGCACCACGTACTCCTCGGGGCCGATGCCAAGGTCGGCGCGGGCCTTGCGGCAATCCTCGGCGGTGGCCAGCGCCAGCCGGTCGTTGCGCGGATAGCCGACCTCCAGGGTGGTGTAGTCGGCCGGGTAGGCCCGCTCCCACATCTGCGTGGAGAAGCTGTTCGCGCTGACGCTGTAGTCCCAGCGGTCCATGCGGTCCAGCAGCTTCGTGAAGTCCATCCCCACGGCGCCGACCGGATAGCGCTGCTGGTCCAGGCCCATCACCTTGACCGGGGTGCCGTGGTGGGTCTGCACGTGCACCGAACCGGGTCGCTTGCGGACGAAGTCCGGGAAGTTGACGTTGTTGATCAGCCAGCGGGCCCGGGCCAGCACCCGGTAGTAGTCCCGGGTGCCGGCGACGACGTACTCCACGCCCGGCGGCAGGACGTCCACCCGGTCCCGGCGGACGATCCAGACGCCGCGCACCTGCGGGGCGAGCCGGCGGGCGGCCGCGTAGATGGCGGCCGGGTTGCAGGCGTAGCCCCGGTACCAGTACGCCGCGTAGACGGCGAGCGTCGGGTCGAGCGGGCGGTGCAACTCGGCCAGGTAGTACTCGCGCAGCGCCGCGTCCCGGGCCTTGCGGGCGGTACGCCGGGCCACCGGCAGCACCCGCCGCCGGACCTTCCGGGCTGTCTGCCGGGCCTGCTCCTCCGCCTGGTGGGCGGCGCGGAGCGCGCTGAACGTCCGCCACCGCCCGGCCGCCACCAGCCGGTGCTTCACCCCCTCCAGGCCGGGTGGGACCGGATAGCCCCCGGGCGGCAGGAAGCGGACGTAGTCGGCGTGGATCTGGGCGAAGAACGGCGGCCGCAGGTCGGCGTCGAGCCGCTCGCCGTTGCCCAGCACGGTCAGGTAGTGCCAGATCATCCGCTCGAAGACGGCCGGGCGCAGGTCCGCCACCGCCGGCCCCCAGCGGTCCATCAGCCGGAACACGCGGTGCCACTGCGCGAATACCTCGAAGTGCCGGTCGCCCCGGGTCCGGGTGATCGCCCCGGTGCGGCGCTGCCGGTAGTTCAGGCACACCCGGTCCAGCACGCCGATCCGCTCGGCGGCCATCAGCGCCGGGTAGCTGAACGAGACGTCCTCGTACCAGCCCGGCTCGAAGCGCAGCCCCTGCTCGACCAGGAACTCCCGGCGGACCAGCCGGTTCCAGGCGGTGTGCAGCAGCCGCAGGGTCTCCGGCCGGTCCCGCAGCCCGAACGTCGCCTCGCCGGGCGGCTCGGGGAACACGTCCCGCATGGCGCTACGGGTGGCGGAGTTGTTCCAGTGCGCGCGGACGTGGTCGACGACCAGCACGTCCGGGCGGGTGGCGCGGAGCCGGTCGGCCACGTGCGGCAGGCAGCCGGCGACCAGCCAGTCGTCCCCGTCGACGAACCAGACGTACTCGCCGGCGGCCCGGTCCAGCCCGATGTTGCGGGCCGGACCGAGCCCGACGTTCTCCACGAGCCGCACCGGGTGGACCCGGGGGTCACGGGCCGCGTACTCGTCCAGGATCTCGCCGCTGCCGTCCGGGGAAGCGTCGTCGATCCCGATCACCTCGATGTCGTCGAACGGCTGGTCGAGGATCGAGTCGAGACACTCCCGCAGGTAGCCCTGCACCTTGAAGGCCGGTACGACGAAGCTGATCAGGGTCATCCCGGCCGGCCCTCCGTCAGCCCGGCGAGCGGTCACCCCCACGGACGCGGGCCGGCAGGACCACCCAGGCGAGGACCACGCTCGCGACAAAAACCACGAGAAGGTACGTACCGAGTGTAGCCAGAGCGATGCTCGCAATTCCGGCGATTGAGCCGATGGTCAGCAACGCGGAGCGACCCTCCCAGCCGAGCGTGGCGGCGTGCAGCGGCGGGGCAGCCTGCCGCTTCTCCAGCCGGGCGGTCAGGTCGTAGTGGTGCAGGGTCAGCACGAAGACGTACCCGAAGATCAGCCACGGCGACACCCGCCCGGCCACCCCGACGGCGATGGCGAAGAGGTACTCCCCCGCCCGCAGCGCGGCCGGGACCAGCCAGTCCAGCGGCCCGTCGTGCGCCGTCCGCGCGCCGTGCGCCCCGCTCAGCAGGACGACGAACGCGAACGCCACCGCCCAGCCGGGCAGGTCGCGCCCGTCGTGGACGGCCAGCAGCGCCCACAGCAGCAGGCCCGCCGCGCCGAGCGCGCCGACCACCGCGAGCACCAGCGGCTGCCGCACCGCCGGCAGCCTCCCGGGCGCCGGCAGCGTACGGGCCAGCGGCCCGTCGTCGCGGTGCAGGCCGGTGTCGACCGTGGTCAGCACCGGCACCCGCATCCAGCGCGCCCGCAGGGTGCGCAGCGCTCCGGTGTACGCGAACGCCAGCACCCCCCACACCAGCACGGCGCAGAGCGCCACCAGCGGCCCGAACAGCGCGGCGGCCACCGCCATGAGCGCCCAGCGCTCACCGATCGGGAAGACCACGGTCCGCTTCAGCCAGTAGGAGACCGAGCCGGTGTCCGCCTGGACCTTGGTCGAGGCGGCGTTCAACTTCCCGCCGATGCCGCCCGCGTCCCCGGTGGCCGCCCGGGGGCGCCGCGCCGCCTCGTCGTGCAGCACCCCGTACCAGGTGTCGGTCATGTGCCGCACGGTCTGGAGGGTCATGGCGGCGATGGCGAGCGCCCAGCCGTAGCGGAATCCGGCGTGCGTGGCGCCGTAGCCGAGACCGGCGTAGACGACGTACTCCTTGGCCCGGTCGGCCATGGTGTCCAGCCAGCCGCCCCAGGCGCTGAAGTGCCGGGTGTAGCGGGCCAACTGGCCGTCCACGCAGTCGAGCACGAAGCCCAGGTAGAGCAGCAGCCCACCGGCCACCAGCGCGAGCCGCCCGCCCACGCCGAAGAGCACCGCCGCGGCCACCGCGAAGGCCACCGAGATCATGGTGACCGCGGTCGGGCCCAGGCCGATCCGGGCGGCCGCCTTCGTCACGTACGGGGACCAGGTGCTGACGAAGAACGTGGTGAAGAAGTCGTCCCGCTCCTTCACCGACAGCTTCAGTTCGGCCTTGTCCTCGTTCACGGCGGCCACGGCGGCCTGCGCCGCGGCCAGTTCCGCCGGGTCGCCGACCCGGTGCGCCACGAGCAGGCGTACCCGGTGGGCGAAGGTCAGCGTGCCGCATCCGGCCAGGTCGGCGAAGAGGCGGTCGACGCCGCCCCCGGCCGCGGTCCGGGCGGCGGCGGCGAGGGCCGGCAGGTCCGCGGGGCCGACCCGCAGCGCGCCGCCGAACACGCCGGTCGCGCCCGCCGGTTCGTCCACCGCGACCACCTGGCCGCGCTCCTCGCGGACCGTGGCCTGCCCGGCGGCCGGCGGATCGGTGAGCACCAGGGCCACCGTCGGCCCCACCGGGCTGGTCGCCAGATGCTTGAGTACGGCGGTGTGCGCCACCAGGTCGGCCCCGCTGACCAGCACCGGCCCGGTGGCGGCGGCCACCAGGTCGGCCAGCTCGGACAGGTCGGCGGCCACCCGCACCTCGTCCGCCCCGGCCCGCCGCCACTGCCCGGCGATCCGGTCGACGAGGCGCTCCCCGCCGTCCGTGGTGAGGCCCGCCGCCGGCCCGGCGGCGAGCACGATCGCGAGCGTCACCGCTGCGTCGCGCTGGCGTACGCGTGCAGCGCCTCGTCGATCGTGCCGTCGACGGTCAGCCGCCCGGCGTCGAGGTAGAGCCCCCGACGACAGAACCGGGTGAGGTCCTTTTCGTTGTGTGACACCAGCACCAGCGTGCGCCCTTCCGCGAGAAGTCGCTCGATGGTCGCATAGCACTTCGCGCGGAACTCCGCATCCCCGACCGCGGTCACCTCGTCCACCAGCAGCACGGGGTGCGGCAGGTGGGCGATCACCGCGAAACCCAGCCGGACCTTCATCCCCGACGAGTAGTGCCGGACCGAGGTGTCGATGGCCCGTTCCACCTGCTCACCGGCGAACGAGACGATCTCGTCGAAGTGCCGGCGCAGGTATCCCGTCGACAGCCCGTGCAGCCCGCCCACCAGGTAGAGGTTCTCCCGCCCGGTCAGGTCCCCGGAGAAGCCGGCGGAGAGTTCCAGCAGCGGGGCCACCCGGCCGTGGACCCGGATCGCGCCCTCGTCGGGGATGAGCACGCCGGCGATCAACCGCAGCAGGGTGCTCTTGCCCGTGCCGTTGCGCCCGACCACGCCGACCGTCTCGCCCGGCTCGATCCGGAACGAGACGTCCCGCAGCGGCCAGAACCGGCCGGCGTCCGGGTCCCGGGAGCCCCGGTGGATGAGCAGTTCGCGCAGCCGGAGCTGGCGGCGGCGGTTGCGGACGAACCGGATGCCGAGCCCGTCCGCCTCGATGATGGCCGCCATTCACAGTTCCTTGAGCACGGCCGGTTCGAGGCGGCGGAACGACCACCAGCCCAGCGCGAACACCAGCAGGCTGCCCACCACGGTGACGGTGAGCAGCCGGGCGTCCGGGAACTCGTCCGGATACCAGATCGCGTGGTGCAGCTGGAAGATCCCGACCAGCGGGTTCAGCTCGTACGCGACCTTCAGCCAGCCCGGCATGCCCGAGCCCCGGACCAGGTCCAGCGGGTAGATGATCGGGGTGGCGTAGAAGAGCACCCGGATGATCAGCCGCATGAAGCGCTCGATGTCGCGCATCAGCACGTTGCCCGCCGACAGCAGCAGCGCCAGCCCCACCAGCAGGACGAACTGCACCGACACGGCCAGGGGCAACGCGAGCAGCGTCCAGCCGAGGTGGATCCGGCCGTGGGCGGCGTAGAGGGCCGCGATGGCGACCAGGATGGGCAGGCCGGCGGCGTACTCGGCGAACCGGCCGGTGACCCGGCCGATCGGGAAGACCTGCCGGGGCAGGTTCATCGTGGTGATCAGCCGGGCCTGCCCGGTCAGCGCGTTGGCCGCCTCGGTCAGCGCCGAACTGGCCCACATCCAGGCGAAGATCCCGGTGATCAGGAAGAGCGGGTACGACCCGGCCGCGTCACCGAGGTGCCGCCGGGTGGCGCCGGAGTAGAGCACGCCGAAGACGAACCAGTAGATCAGGCCCATGCCGAGCGGCTCGATCAGCGACCAGAGGTAGCCCAGCACGGACTGCTGGTACTTCACCGCGAGATCGCGCCGGACCAGGATGCGCAGCGAGGTGCGGGCGGACCAGAGCGCGGCGACGCCGGACGTCACCGTCCCATCCTCGCCCCGACCGCCCCGGCCCGCCGTACGGACGCGCGCGGTCACCCCTTCGGGTTCAGCACTCGATCACGTTGACGGCGAGGCCGCCCCGCGCCGTCTCCTTGTACTTGATCTTCATGTCGGCGCCGGTCTCCCGCATGGTCTTGATGACCTTGTCCAGCGACACGGCGTGCACCCCGTCGCCGCGCAGCGCCAGCCGGGCCGCGGTGATCGCCTTGATGCTGGCCACGGCGTTCCGCTCGATGCACGGGATCTGCACCAGGCCGCCGACCGGGTCGCAGGTGAGCCCCAGGTTGTGCTCCATGCCGATCTCGGCCGCGTTCTCCACCTGCTCGGGCGTGCCGCCCAGCGCCTCGGCCAGCCCGGCCGCCGCCATCGAGCAGGCCGAGCCGACCTCGCCCTGGCAGCCGACCTCGGCCCCGGAGATCGAGGCGTTCTCCTTGAACAGCACCCCGATGGCGCCGGCCGCCAGGAGGAAGCGGATCACGCCCTCCTCGGAGGCGCCCGGCACGAACCGCGTGTAGTAGTGCAGGACGGCCGGGATGATCCCGGCGGCGCCGTTGGTCGGCGCGGTGACCACCCGGCCGCCGGCCGCGTTCTCCTCGTTGACCGCGAGCGCGAAGAGGGTGACCCAGTCCATGGCGTGCAGCGGGTCGTTGGCGTCGCCCTCCGCCTCCAGGCTGCGGCGCAGCTCGGCGGCCCGGCGGCGCACCTTCAGGCCGCCCGGCAGCACGCCGTCCCGGGCGCAGCCGTTCTCGACGCACTCCCGCATGACCCGCCAGATCTCCAGCAGCCCGGCCCGGACGTCCGCCTCGCTGCGCCAGGACAGCTCGTTGGCGAGCATCACCTCGCTGATCGACAGGCCGGTGTCGGTGGTGACCCTGAGCAGCTCCGCCCCGGTGAGGAACGGGTGGCGGACGCGGGTGCTGTCCGGCTTGATCCGGTCCGCCCCGGCGGCTGCCTCATCGACAACGAACCCGCCGCCGACGGAGTAGTAGGTCCGCTCCCGGACCTGCTCCCCGGCCGCGTCGAAGGCCGCGAAGGTCATCCCGTTCGGGTGGTACGGCAGCGAGCGGCGGCGGTGCAGCACCAGGTCCCGGTCCGGGTCGAAGTCGATCTCCTGGCTGCCGAGCAGGCTGAGCCGCCGCTGCACGCGGATCCGCTCGACCCGCGGCCCGACCGAATCGGTGTCGACAGTCTCCGGGGACTCCCCCTCCAGCCCGAGCAGCACGGCGCGGTCGCTGCCGTGGCCGTGGCCGGTGGCGCCCAGCGAGCCGAACAGCTCGGCCTGCACCCGCGTGACGTCGGCGAGCTGGCCGTCGGCCTTGAGCCCGGCCACGAACGTGCGCGCGGCGCGCATCGGCCCGACGGTGTGCGAGCTGGACGGCCCGATACCGACGCTGAAGAGGTCGAAAACACTGATCATGGCTGCACTTCCTCGCCGTCGTCCCCGTCGTGCGGGTCCGGCCCGGTGTGTGCCGCTCCCCGGTGCGAGGGGCGGCGGGCGGCACCCGGGGTGTGGGCGCCCGACCGGCGAGCCTACCCTCCGCGCCCGCCGTCAACCCACCGTCACCGGCTGACCGGCCGGTGAATCGGTAATGGCCGGCCGGGGTAAAGCACCTACGGGTTCCCGCGTCACCGATCCTCCTCGGGGCCGAGGGCGGGACCCGCTCCCGTTCCTACCGTGGAATCAGCGCGGCGGATCGCCGCAGAAGTGGGAGTTCGACGATGAGTCGCAAACTGGTCCGGCCCCGCCAGGGGCGCGTGTTCGCCGGTGTCTGCGCCGGCCTGGCCCAGCGGTTCGGCATGTCGGCCGGCATGGTCCGGCTGCTGTTCCTGCTGTCGCTGCTGCTGCCCGGCACCCAGGTGATCATCTACCTGATCCTCTGGGTCCTGATGCCGAACGAGGACCGCTGGCTCGCCACCGGCCGCTGACCCGCGGCGCCCGCCCCGGGGAGCACCGGGGCGGGCGCCGGCGGCGTCAGGACGCCGTGTAGGTGACCGTCACCTTCTGGTAGCCGAGGGAGCGGAGCAGCCCCTCCAGCATCTTGCGGGTGTTCTCCTCGGCCCGGGCGGTGAGCCCGCTGTCCCGGGCCGCCGCGGAGATCCGGTCCTCGGCGAGCTGGTAGACCTGCTGCTGCCGGTTGGGGTCGCCGCCGACCAGGTCGTTCAGCCGGTTGATGAGGCCGCGCTGTTCGGCGAAGACGTAGCTCTTGTCCATGTCCAGGTCGGTCTCACCGAGCTGCGGCGCGGGCAGCTTGATCTCCACGGACTTGCCGTCGTCGGAGACCACCACCGCCCCGTCGCCGATCTTGGCGAAATCGACGTACGCCTCGATCCGGCCCGCCCCGACGAAGAGCGTGCGCTCGTTGAGCAGGAAGTCGGGCACGTTGCGCCGGTCCTTCTGCACGTCGACCACCACCTGGAAGTTGCCCTCGGCGGCCACGTAGCGGCTCAGGTCGCGGATCGACTTGAGCAGCGGCGGCTGGCTGCGGTCGGTCTGCTCCTTGGCGAACGGGTTGCGGAAGTCCGGGAGCAGGCCGGTCGCCTGCACGCCGAGCAGCACCACCACGGCCAGCGCGGCCGCACCGAGCACCCAGAGCAGGCCCCGTGCCGGGGCGCCGGGCGACCCCGGGCCACCACGGCCGGGCTCGGGTGGGACGTCCGACCGGGCCCGGAGAGCCTCACCGGTCGGATATTCCGGGAACTCCCTGGTGGGCTGGTTGATGTCACCGTCGCGGGCCATCGCCCCTCACCGTCCTCCGCAGACACATCGACTGAGAATGACGGTACGGCCACCGTGCGACACTCGCTCGCCGAGCGACCCGATCGGGTGAATCCGCAGGTCAGGCGAAGGCGGAGAGCCCGGTCAGCCGCTGGCCGATGACCAGCTGGTGGATCTCCGAGGTGCCCTCGTAGGTCAGCACGCTCTCCAGGTTGTTGGCGTGCCGCATCACCGGGTACTCGCCCGAGACGCCGTTCGCGCCGAGGATGGTCCGGCACTCCCGGGCGATGGCGATGGCCTCCCGGACGTTGTTCAGCTTGCCCACGCTCACCTGGTCCGGGCGCAGCTTCCCGGCGTCGGCGAGACGGCCCAGGTGCAGCGC
It encodes the following:
- a CDS encoding PspC domain-containing protein → MSRKLVRPRQGRVFAGVCAGLAQRFGMSAGMVRLLFLLSLLLPGTQVIIYLILWVLMPNEDRWLATGR
- a CDS encoding DUF4230 domain-containing protein; its protein translation is MARDGDINQPTREFPEYPTGEALRARSDVPPEPGRGGPGSPGAPARGLLWVLGAAALAVVVLLGVQATGLLPDFRNPFAKEQTDRSQPPLLKSIRDLSRYVAAEGNFQVVVDVQKDRRNVPDFLLNERTLFVGAGRIEAYVDFAKIGDGAVVVSDDGKSVEIKLPAPQLGETDLDMDKSYVFAEQRGLINRLNDLVGGDPNRQQQVYQLAEDRISAAARDSGLTARAEENTRKMLEGLLRSLGYQKVTVTYTAS